The following are encoded together in the Pectobacterium punjabense genome:
- the recJ gene encoding single-stranded-DNA-specific exonuclease RecJ, whose amino-acid sequence MNMITQLRRRPLAEDIDLPDTVPPLLRRLYAQRGVKGAQELERSLSGLLNYRLLSGIDKAIDLLQLALAEKRCIVIVGDFDADGATSTTLAVLALRSMGGTNVKYLVPNRFEDGYGLSPAVVAQAAALGAELIVTVDNGISSHAGVEDAHRRGISVLVTDHHLPGETLPDADAMINPNLPDCAFPSKALAGVGVAFYMMMALFVRLRDSDWFTQPLFTQQGLAKPNLAELLDLVALGTVADVVPLDANNRILVAQGLNRIRAGECRPGIRALLEVANRDASQLVASDLGFAIGPRLNAAGRLDDMTVGVELLLSNDITQARMLANDLDALNQDRREIEQGMQVEALRLCESLERTRTELPYGLAMYHPEWHQGVVGILASRIKERFHRPVIAFAPAGDGMLKGSGRSIAGLHLRDALERLDTLYPGMMDKFGGHAMAAGLSMHETQFEDFRQRFGELVGEWLEPSQLEGVVWSDGELALPELDLLSTAEMLRYAGPWGQAFPEPTFDGCFRILQPRLLKERHLKAMFEPIGATGTVPLLDGIAFNIDTTVWPDPSIKEVEMVYRLDINEFRGKRSVQLMIQHLWPR is encoded by the coding sequence GTGAACATGATTACCCAACTCCGCCGGCGTCCGCTGGCGGAGGATATTGATTTACCTGATACCGTTCCGCCCTTATTGCGTCGCCTCTATGCGCAGCGCGGCGTTAAAGGGGCTCAGGAGCTGGAACGTAGTCTGAGTGGTTTACTCAATTACCGTTTACTCAGCGGCATTGATAAAGCGATCGACCTGCTGCAACTCGCGCTGGCAGAGAAGCGTTGCATCGTGATTGTGGGCGACTTTGATGCTGATGGCGCCACCAGCACCACGCTTGCCGTACTGGCGTTGCGCAGCATGGGCGGCACGAACGTAAAATATCTGGTGCCGAACCGTTTTGAAGATGGTTACGGGCTAAGCCCCGCCGTGGTGGCGCAAGCCGCCGCCTTGGGTGCGGAACTTATCGTTACTGTTGATAACGGAATCTCTTCCCATGCGGGTGTCGAGGATGCCCATCGGCGCGGTATTTCAGTGCTAGTGACCGATCACCATCTGCCGGGCGAAACCCTGCCTGACGCCGATGCGATGATTAACCCCAATCTGCCAGATTGTGCATTCCCTTCCAAAGCGCTAGCTGGCGTGGGTGTGGCGTTTTACATGATGATGGCGCTGTTTGTACGCCTGCGTGACAGCGACTGGTTTACGCAACCCTTGTTTACGCAACAAGGTCTGGCGAAGCCGAATCTCGCTGAATTACTGGATCTGGTGGCGCTGGGCACCGTGGCTGACGTGGTGCCGCTGGATGCCAACAACCGGATTTTGGTGGCGCAGGGATTAAATCGCATTCGTGCGGGCGAGTGTCGTCCGGGTATTCGAGCGCTGCTGGAAGTAGCTAATCGCGATGCCAGTCAACTGGTCGCTAGCGATTTAGGCTTTGCTATCGGACCTCGCCTCAATGCCGCCGGACGGCTGGATGATATGACGGTCGGGGTCGAACTGCTATTGAGTAACGATATTACTCAAGCGCGCATGTTGGCTAACGATTTAGATGCATTGAATCAGGATCGGCGCGAAATCGAACAGGGAATGCAGGTCGAAGCCCTGCGCCTGTGTGAATCGCTGGAGCGTACCCGTACTGAATTACCTTACGGTCTGGCGATGTATCACCCAGAGTGGCATCAGGGCGTTGTGGGTATTCTGGCTTCACGCATTAAAGAGCGTTTCCATCGCCCGGTGATTGCCTTTGCCCCCGCTGGTGACGGCATGTTGAAAGGCTCGGGACGTTCCATTGCCGGTCTGCATCTTCGTGATGCGCTGGAACGACTCGATACGCTATACCCCGGCATGATGGACAAGTTCGGCGGACACGCGATGGCGGCAGGATTATCGATGCATGAAACGCAGTTCGAGGATTTCCGCCAGCGCTTCGGCGAATTAGTAGGGGAGTGGCTCGAGCCATCTCAGCTTGAAGGGGTCGTCTGGTCTGATGGCGAGCTAGCGCTGCCGGAATTGGATTTGCTCTCAACGGCAGAAATGCTGCGCTACGCCGGGCCGTGGGGGCAAGCATTCCCTGAACCGACATTCGATGGCTGCTTCCGCATTCTTCAACCCCGCTTGCTCAAAGAACGCCATTTGAAAGCGATGTTTGAACCGATCGGTGCAACAGGAACCGTGCCGCTGTTAGATGGCATCGCGTTTAATATTGATACCACCGTCTGGCCCGATCCGAGCATTAAAGAAGTGGAAATGGTGTACCGGCTGGATATTAACGAATTTCGCGGTAAACGCTCGGTGCAATTGATGATCCAACATCTGTGGCCGCGCTGA